A DNA window from Bubalus bubalis isolate 160015118507 breed Murrah chromosome 20, NDDB_SH_1, whole genome shotgun sequence contains the following coding sequences:
- the RPP25 gene encoding ribonuclease P protein subunit p25 isoform X2, which yields MAKPASPQRRRMENFRKVRSEEAPVGSGDEEGGPGSGPFADLAPGAVHMRVKEGSKIRNLLAFATASMAQPATRAIVFSGCGRATTKTVTCAEILKRRLAGLHQVTRLRYQSVRELWQSLPPEPTPGQKPGEPAASLSVLKNVPSLAILLSKDALDPRQPGYQPPNPHPGPSSQPTAPTSKRSLGEPAAGESSAKRSQPEPGAAEEEQTA from the coding sequence ATGGCGAAGCCCGCGTCCCCGCAACGACGGCGCATGGAGAACTTCCGTAAGGTGCGCTCCGAGGAGGCGCCGGTGGGGAGCGGGGATGAGGAGGGCGGCCCGGGCTCAGGCCCCTTCGCCGATCTGGCGCCGGGCGCCGTGCATATGCGGGTCAAGGAGGGCAGCAAGATCCGGAACCTGCTGGCCTTCGCCACTGCCAGCATGGCGCAGCCAGCCACGCGCGCCATCGTCTTCAGCGGCTGCGGTCGAGCCACCACCAAAACCGTCACGTGTGCCGAGATCCTTAAGCGCCGCCTGGCGGGTCTGCATCAGGTCACGCGGCTGCGCTACCAGAGCGTGCGCGAGCTGTGGCAGAGCCTCCCTCCGGAGCCCACGCCGGGGCAGAAGCCTGGCGAGCCAGCCGCCAGTCTCAGTGTACTTAAGAACGTGCCCAGCCTCGCCATCCTACTTTCCAAGGATGCCCTGGATCCGCGCCAACCCGGCTACCAGCCGCCGAACCCCCATCCCGGCCCCTCGTCCCAGCCAACTGCTCCGACGTCCAAGAGGAGTCTAGGGGAACCTGCTGCTGGAGAGAGCTCCGCGAAGAGGTCACAACCCGAGCCAGGTGCTGCTGAAGAGGAACAGACCGCCTGA